The genomic DNA ATCACAGGTCACTATCGTGATCAACgttgtaatttatttcattttatttaataggttaAGTCTTAAATAAGACTTGtcaatgctaatactttttatgtaaCGTCCAGTGCCAATCCTATAAGTGTTGTGTCGTAATGTTTGCATAACATACAATTGTTTGTTTTCGTTAAGAGCTTTGCCACCAATGCGATTTGTTTATCCTAACAAAAATACCTaagattttgtataattttattagcagATACATTCGTGATAGATTATGAAATTTTAAGCTGATAAAATACTCTCTTTTGTTATATAGAAGTGGTAAATGGTCTGTGTATAATAGGTTCGTGCAATTTACTCGAACTTGACCCACTCAGTAGATACTCCACAAAGGTCAGAGGGCTTTGACTCGTATCCAGACGACGTGGCATTCATCGTGTATACTATACAGCGAGTGTTTTtcctaaataatataatgtcgCTCTGACATTCaattgtgtttgttgtttttgtgtaaaatgtaCTCTAACATTATACTTGGTCACTCAATTCAAGGTAATATTTGTGATGTTTTGTGTCTGTCACACATGTTATTGTAAAGCAAACTTAATAACTAAAATTTCCTGTTTGTTCAATGTTTGTGATAAAGGATTCTGTTGCATGTCAGGGTTTAAAACTAGAACTGGGCGCAAAAGGAAACTGCCCTTGAATGAATTCAATTATGTCAAGGTGTACTTAcagaaaataaagaagtaaaattcagtaaaaacacatttattccCGTTAAAAAACTTATGCTAGACTTAACACCTACATTGGCATATACTTTGGCTAAACAACTTTTTGGTTTCACTTCACATGTCAATGTCCAACACTTTCCACCGTGGTTTGTTCCAAAGGTTCACTTCTCCAGGCGGTTCCAACTTCACAGAACTCCCTCAGGATCTTTCACGATCCGAGGATTGAAGCCGAACAGCCGGCCACAGCTTCATAACTTCATCCGGGAGACGGGAGCGAGTGGATCAAGGCTCCTCGTCCTCGGACAGGGAGGGCAGCGCCAGCGTGCGGCGCAGCTTCTCCCGCCGCTGCGGCGAGATGGACTTCTGGCGGCGGAGGCCCTCCGTGCGCATCACGTAGGACCTCTGCTCCGGCTCGAACACCTCCTCCGAGTCATCTTCAACAAGCGCGGGCAGCGCAGTTCCCCGAAGCTTCTGTCTCCTCGGGCAGTCGGTGACAATGGTGTCCATGTCACGGTGTTTAGGCAGCGCTGGGTAAACATCAGCGTACAGCGCGGCAACAGTTTCTAGTTTCACAACCATGTTGGATAGTTTATTGTTTGGTATTTGAGTGCGGTTTATAGATCGCGACGTGCTCTCTCCGAGTGCTCGTTGCAGAGTGCGGGGCGGCGGGTCGGCGCTCCTATTTATACTCGCACGCTCCGTGATAAATTGGTTTGTGTGCAGTTCGTCTGGCGTCACTGGGTTTGTATGTGTTTACGTTAAGGTTTGCGTTCACTTGAGGCGTGTAAAAACCGTTTTGCTCATAGTACGCAGAAACACACACCTTTGTAAGATTTTACACTTTTTTGCGGCGTGAACACGTGGAGTCATGATTGAGTTTTTGCAGTTTTACTTTGAATTTCGTGGAATATAATTGTAGTTAGTGTTGGAGGTATATAAAGTTAGGTTTTCCcagtttttctataaatatcgATTTCGGGGCAATGTACTTCCTCGGAGCGCTAAATATACGAATGTTTACGTTTGAGGAACACCTGTAAATTAATCGGTGGCTTATCATTTGGTGCGTGCTACGTAAGCGTGGGCCGATAACGTTGTGTGTGATACGGAGTTTTTCCCCACTATGGACATATCCTAACGGTACAATGGAGATGGACAGCCATCATACGGCTGAGCTTGACCTGGTTAAGCGGATTGAAGCCCCACGAGTGAGGATACTTGCAAACAGCACTGCACCGGCTTTGTAACCTTGGAATGCAAATAGAGTTGAGGCATGCAACACAATAGCACATTGATTAGCCTTACATTTCTTATAGATGGTTCTGGTAACTCAGGTTTTCTTTTCAAAAcgttttatgtttgtataacATCACTTCTATAAGTCTGCAATGGGATAGGTAGAgatgtacacttttcaccagttttattataaatacatcaGACTCATTTTCAGATCCAATTTCTATTACCTATTTGTTAGAACAACTGAAATatcacaataatactttgccttaCCCAGGAATGGAAAACGAAATCTCTTGCTTAACCATCGTCCTTACTCATCCAACGAGACagggaaaatataatttatattcttaattaattttcatttgagGAAAATTAGTGAACCAGCGTTTTTCACGGGAATAATTAAAATCTGACAGCTTGggttagttttacttttattatggTATCTTTAAAAGCATTTTGAAGATATTCTGACTGATGCCGTTTCAGCTGTAAAGCTAGTTAAATACACTCTTTCAAGAAACCTTTTACGAGACAAGATTTCACTTTTCAGTAACCTTGGTgacttattttaattgttactcGATGTATAAGCTAAAATAGATTTACTATAAAAAGGTATAATAACAACGcgatttacattttaatgtaacgTTACGCCTATTTCTCCTTAAAGGGGTGGACAGAAATCTTCTttcagtatgtttttttttcagttattcATTAGTAGTAAGCCCAATACATTAATTTctctatgtataatatttttagctcATAGTCTAAAATCTTGCTCGATAGGTAATAGGTTCGTTCTCTATTACATAagacttatacatacatacaatcatacatacataatcttatgcctgtctcctatggggttaggcagagactatgACAATATAAAGCCAATTGCTACAATACTttcatacctctttcacttcatcaacagtcatcagtcttttcatgcatgctcgtcagttaagggTACATTTAATTCAGCCATTCTTTAATATATATCGCCAATCTtgtcaatatattttaaacagattattacattaaaaaatcataTAGACACATCTGTTTTTATTCCCTAATAGAATCTAATTTACAATATGGACGCTAATTCCAGGATTTAGTACCTATTTCGATGTTCTGACCTAGTGAAACTAGTAACAGCTATTCTAGGAACATACGTAATACCTCTAGGTCATCAATTCACTTGACTTTCCGAGTAAATTGTGTTTTGTGggaaaactataatataataatatattatgactATCACATCAACAGTTCGTGACTttccagtatttttttttgaggggtaaagtcatccaatgacttctcccaccttgggcgaggcaagagggagtgtcagactcttactgactaaaaaccaccccgttccttctcctgcttttcgagccggagccccgataaacccgctaggtagtccgcagctccggatcaggcatcagccctactgggccactTTCCAGTACTAGACTATAGGTCCTCCTCTTCATAGGAGGGGTTTGTTATTATCTCCACACCTGGCATGAGTTGGACATGGTAATTTTATAGGTACAGGTTCAAATAATTAGcttattaatttttagttatttttcctcaacattattggaattactattaaaatagaCCTGTTTACGTGACATAGGTACATGCATACTACAGTACATATTACATATCGGTATTTATTAATCTATAGGTAAATCACACAAATATATATTAACATAAGCTCACGCCTGtctgggggtaggcagagactatggaatgccaattgctacgaatcttacatacctactttcgcttcatcagctgtcatcagtcttttcatgcatgctcgacggttaagagtacttttaatttggcccttctacttatattataaaacaccAATGTAGTCGAAATTTATCCGTCTAAGACGCTCTCTACCGACGATATAGGTAACTTCTAAATTAAGTTCGTAATttcttaaatttaatatttttttattaggtatatataatacatacttaCTTCATGGTCTTTTGAATTTCAAAATCCTAAATTTCACATCACGGCGTTTggatattatattcattttattattgtgtataatacGGAACTAAAACAGGCTAAAACTTATACTTAATCACTTATTCATTCCTTTTTATTCTCACTGCccatttgtataaatataaccaaaaaaatatttctttcacaCACTATCCCCAAATTCCCAAACTATTAGCAAATAACAGAATTTATGTCCACGAAATAGACCAGGCCATAAAGCCTAAGATAAGGGTTCCCCATCCTTACATCCTTCTAGACAGTTTAACGACCGCCCGTATCTCGAAACACATCTCCTATTGATTTTTCTCCTCGTACCCAGACTTTAGGGGAAATAATACCCAATAAAATGGTGAGGGTACAACCCTAGAGAGTCTCTGGGTGTGCCACCCCTAATCTTGGTTGATAAGGGGTGCAACATTTTACGATACGACTCTCCGTATATTTGGGATTCGGTATCAAGAAGGGGATGTTTTTCGAGCTAAGGGTTCTgagaaaaaaatgattttgcaaaataaaaaaagcaagtttggcgtaaaaaaatgtattaggaAGGGTTTTGATTTGTGTTCAGTTAAGGGTAAAgttaaatttactaaaaaaaggGAATAAAAGGAGTTGGGgtgtgtttatttactttaataaagtCGGTTTAAAAAgggtgttatttttttcttgaaatgtgttttttaagAATTTCAGCTTAAGCTTTTCTTTCTGCtatcttgtttaaaaaaaccCTTATTGTTATTGGATTTACAAAATTCCATCGTTATTATATACGCTCCGTTACGGGATTCTTATCAAGGCCAAACTTTTTCTGATTTGAGAAAAGcttcattttaattgaattattttaattactaggACAAGTTCAGatttcgcatgggtgcaatattTATATGTACGATGTGGatcttttatacatataaaccttccttttgaatcTTACTCTACCTAAAAAAGCGTCAAATTCCTTTTCAAGTTTGAAAGATttagcatacaaagggacattgGGCTATCTCGCTAGggaaacgactttgttttataggcTCATGTAGTGATATAGTAATTACTTACTAAAAGAATTTTCCAAATTCAAGTCTACATTTACTAAACTACGCATTCATTTATAATAACTCTGGGAGATATGTGCATAATACAATGGTGACTATACTTACATGATTACagtctacatacatacatacatacacacattaaTTCTAAACTATCGTTATGTCGTCTCATACTTAGAAAATATTCCATAAACAACCATTGATAGTGAAGaacttaattattgtttacgtTTACACATTTGCAAAAACTTCTAATGGATTTTTCCGAATCAAATTACTATTCATAGTCTAGAGTCtggaaattttgttttgttccatTCATGCCTCGGTGAGCACATTTAAAATACTGGTTGTCATACtaactccggagctgcggactacttagcgggtttaccggggctccggttcgaagggcagaagtaggaacggggtggtttttagtcagtaaaagtctgatactctctctcgcctcgcccaaggcgggagaagacattggataattttccctccttaaaaaaatgagCCTTCTTTAATGTATGACAAGAGGTCAAACTGCTGGGCGGCAAACGGAATAACTTAATGGTGTGTATGACCCTTATTAAGTTAAGAAAAGAAAAGTAACCACTTCTTGTAAAATACTAATGTTTAGCTAAATCTGAAAAGATTGGTTATTGAAAATTGACCAGGAGAAAGGAAGGCAATTTCAGGCTAGATTACTgaattaacttaaattatacCTCTTGTCCAACCATGACGGTATTAACTTGTATTAAGTACACCTCTTGTTTTCTTGTATAACttgaataacaattaaaatatctacatacaaTTTCTGACAAACTTctgcataattataatttatggcgaaactttgaatattttctcTCAACACATTACTTTTCAATAAGTAAATTACAAATGTTGCAGACATTTTCTTACACGCAACTACGTAGATCTACAAATAAGGAAATAGTAGAAACatttaaaggaaaaataacTTCGCCCTACGCCCTCGACGGCAAGGAACAAGGAAAAAACATCAAGTGTTTTGttgaagaaataattaaacaaagtgTATGAGGCTGTTATTGCtagaatacaaaacaaacattaatgtaGGTCTTTGAGAACGGACTGTGTAATAATAACAACACAATGTGACACCTTTATATACAGAATGTCAGTACTTAGTACGATAGTTAGGTACAGTTATATactacttctttagcttccattgCATTCTTAGTTTTTTAAGTGTAATTATGGCTTGCCAAAAAAATCACTTTTGATTTTATTGCACATTGCGGCACTAAATGCCATTGTAGTTATGTACACCCACTGTTTTACGAGGaactttatgttataagccatgtaatagagggtgagcctattaccatataccgacAAGCGCATGTCCAGAACTCTCGTGTTGACTGAGAAACCGATTTTTCGtgagaaaaacataataattaaagcccGTATATACTTCATGATTACTCGAGAAtcaaactcgagaccccttgcccggcagttgcacctGCGACCACTCAGAAAACGAGGCAGTCTAGCTGCAAGTACCAATGCTGACCAgctccaagttatatgtactttataagattacttagacaccacttacaaacggtgaaggaaaacaataaaacatagtaaggaaacttgggcttataatttcctTAAGTTTGTAATTACTAACCAATTGAGTTAGCGTTGTGATTAATACTCATACtatctccgtgtgagaagaagcctttggtctgCAGTacatggccacttataggctgttaatgtaaTGATCTGATGAAGGGTCTTACACTAATATCTTCTCctgtcgtttacaaacatacaaatccACAAACACTTTACTCACAAATCCTGGACTCAGTAGGAATCAGTGAATCACCCAAAGAATTGTTCCTGGTGACGCAATAACCACTCCGTCATCAAAAGTATAGGGAAAATGAATCTTAATCCACCAGGTAAAAACTTACTACCTCTCTGTTCAAAATCTAAGTTTGCAGGGAATTTACCTCACTTAAAGCCAAGGGTATACTAGAGGGCAAATGTCCCACGACATAATATCGGTGACATGTCAAATGAAGCCTGACATTATGTATAtggtgatgttttttttatggggtaAGCCCACCACATCCTCCcatactgctgcaactcctgtaagccaggatctacagtagatacaaccataaaaaaccatgaatgattttcttttttttttttgaggggggatagtCTCCAATGACTTCGCCCACCTAGGGTGAGATGGGAAGGATGTCAACTCTCTGACTGAAaaatcccgttcctactcctgctttgatccagagccccggtaaccttttacgctgtccacagctccggaatgaatgactgtcttggatcccgcaacgaaataaatcagaagacattattagaagagaagaaaaagaaaaggatATGGCGATGTTGCCAGACATGTAGACTACATTTCGGCAACGTCGCATTAGTCCACCCAACGTCgctagaccaccacagatggggcccagtagggctgatgtctgatccggagctacggactacctagtgggtttaccggggctccggttcgaaaagcaggagaaggaacggagtggtttttagtcagaaagagtctgacactccctctcgcctcgtccaaagcgagagaagacattggataattttcccccttaaaaaaaaacgtatctgGTGACACGCGGGACATTAGTCCCCTAGTGTATCCTCGGCTTAACCCAGAACATTCAAAGTCTAAAGCAAGACTGAATCATTACAACTTGCGTCATTGATGACCACACAAAATAGGTGGAAAAGACAggaattaactttatttttaatgtttaggtGAGCTATTTGAACTAGTACTTGGTGTGGTTAAATGCATCACGCTGCTCGGTTTTTCCTATTTTATGCCAGACCAGTTGTAGAGTATGTTTATTGCAATGTGCAATGTGCACTttgcattataaaaataaatgtttaattctgGTGTTGTGTTTGCCCTTGACCCCAATATTGGACCTGTGTGACCATGATTAGCAAACCAGAATCTTAGTAGAtacttatctttttttaaaattgtGCCTTAAATCCTTGCCCCACaataggattttttcctgtgacCTGTATCATgtgaacccactacacgttgcacggcactgccagttgctcagccaccgcaccaaccgtgcagtcacattTCAATTTCAAGATCAACTTGAAACAAACACGAAACGCCTGCTTATAATACAAGCCCCTTATATCATTAGTTGCCAGACAAACATTAAAGATCCGAATTCAAACTACAATTCTACAAaaaacttcataatatttacattgtcaGCACGATGATAAACGGTAACTAAACAACAAAACGTTACaaagtccattgaaatgttacataagCTTTTTCCttaggacgcaattttatttttgatccaatagagcttaacttgaagtttgtggggtcgccacccttgtccctcggccgtgGAAAAAGGGAtgtaaacactttttttgctatatctcggaaactatgctcgtaataaaatttttacataattttagaaaattattttgcctacaaataatttaataactttttgccctaaattaacattaaatcaGTTATAAGTAAAACCCAGTGAATTTTCCTTGATAAAATAATCTCTTGCGtctataaactttttttaattttataaataaatcttagatCCAATCTTGTAGAAACTTTTTCGAGAatttttttccctacaactgttttcaatttcattcatcagaaactcagttacagcgctcccaagttaaccgggttcgtcaaattagtccagtcaaataagcttaaattaggtaagaatttcggaatgcgagatgaccagctgtaattttgtaaatacttgtatttgaGCCCCCTAAACCTTGTCTCAAAACAGCTATATATGGTAGGGTTTAAGCAACtctaaaattcagggtcaaaggtcccaaaaacaTTCTTTTGCGCTTTTTGGAAATATGTCATTTCCTATGAGTTTTTGGTacgtattcattatcaatattgtagaatacaaaatttttacaacttttgtctaaattttttttttacatcatgAACCGtagtcgagttagagggcggagaacgcacggtcactgttcacagacattttttttttcagctaacctaccTGTGATcgttggttatggataggaaattaaaaaagacgtatggtttctaaaaccatttttcgttaattcaattgtttgctatttacttccaaagtggaaaattgaccgtgcgttctccgccctctaactgacaacggttcaccatgtaaaaaaaaaattagacataagttgtaagaattttgtattctacaatattgatcatgaatacaaataccaacccataggaaatggatatttccaaaaaaccgcaaaagaacgatttttgggacctttgaccctgaattttaagagttgttacaccctaccatatatactgcatggttttgagacaaggtTTAtgcaatatacaagtatttacaaaattagctggtcatctcgcattccgttattcttacctaatttaagcttatttgactggactaatttgacgaacccggttaacttggGAGCGCTGTAAAGTTTCTAgcatgaatgaaattgaaaacagttgtagggaaacataaattttctcgaaaaatattcacaagattggtctgaagtcatttatttataaaatgtaaaaaaaagttatagagcaaaggagaaaattttattaacaaaatttcagtTACTTATAACTGCGGGAATTGTTAATTTATGGCAAGtcagttattaaacatatttgtaggcaaaataattttctacaaattatgatttaaaaaattttattacggcatagtttccagatcaaaaaaagtgtttcttatccctttttccaagatggcggccgagggacaagggtctCGACCTTCAAACTACGAGCTTCTTttgacccccctacatgatcaaaaatttaaattgccatttctaaaaaatgcataattcggccctcaaattgtaacatttcaatggactacaAGTACAGTTAAAATACTCAACAAAAAGAATGCGTTATaagaccaaataaaaaaatctagtccAAACTACATGCAACCTTTTTGAGCATTGAATTTGTACCTGGCTGAATATAAAAGAAGAATTCCGCATTTGTGTttgaaagtaaaagaaaaaaaaagacaattccatcgcttcacttgtttattttccatttttaaacagctgtgttttttttaatacctacaaTCGGTAGAGGTTGTCACAGACGTTTTTTTCTCTTTGGTAAGTTGTGAACTCGTGTTGGTGACGGAATTAAAAATTGACAGATGGTTTGATTTTCCTAACACTTTACAACCATTGAAACTACGTGCTTAAGAATTTATGATAATTACCTACACATGTGCGTTTGTAATTGCCAAGAGAACAGTGATATAATACGATATAACTTATGTTTTGTTAcgtttataaaacttatttttcttttgtcgtGTCGAAATAGACCCATATTATTTAAGATTGGATAGAAATAGATCAGTCAACAAGGATTTTCACAACCACCAACAACGCAGGGTACACGAAACTCTGCAGAAAACGTTACACAAGATTGCACCTTACACAAATGGCCCAAGACTAAAAATAGCTCGTCTCAACTCCCTTATCTCCTGATTAGATTACATCAAACCTTACATTGTGTTCTCTACGCCCTACATTTTAAGACAAAAACAAATGCTTTATAGGTCAGTTTGTTTTTCTGAAAAGTAGAACAACGTTACATTGAGTCACCGTTACATATGAAACGTTTGAATCCTTTAATGGTAGTAAGAAGAGTAAATAAATGACTCACGAATTGTAATGCAAACACGGCTCCACATCatgctatacaaaaccaatatatcatggtctcgcttcgtATGACCTTTTCGCACATCCatcggtcagtttatattggtttcttataacttggtgtgTATTCGTGTGTACTTACTATGCATGTTGCAATTGGACTGCAATTTACTGTTTAGGTATGACCTACTTTGGATTCATATTCGTATAAtagttttttcatattttaactaCAAAAGGAAATCTATGAATTATCCTTGTAACACAAATGtccacatttaaataataattaataatttaaattttcctGTTTTCACTAAAACTACGTAATTTGCTTGAGTACGTAATATTTTCTAAAGATGACAACTCATTAATATTTAGCTTCATTAATGAAATACagtcttactgccgcacttagagacacTTACGAGAAAAGCTTCCATACAAAatatgtcaaaattgtatctctagtaagcaaatctacagatagatagactATTGTGCcgttaataattacttaaactattccttagtaacaattttttatcgaaaacaattgctatacGGACTGACTGGGTTAAAGAAAATGGTAAAAGGTCGATGGCTCGCTTCGAGTACGTTCGAgggaaattaatttgatttaattcaATCAACTGACTCGCTGTAAGTCTTCGAGGTAAGTTTTGTGGGCCAAACGTTGATTTTTACACGAGTTCGAGTAAAACTGTCGAGTAATACCTTATGTGAGTACAGACCATTAAAaattgctttgacgttcaataGTGCTTTCCTggtataattgaaataaataattttgactttaactttactttcataaaaaaaacactcagTAATATTTTCCTACCAAAATGCTAAAAACCTTTTGAGTTTCCTTCTCTCATTCAAAACAATACAAGGTATCCAACCAAAATGCTAGATTCCTTTCCAGTTACCCCTGTCATGAAAAACAAGGTATAAATGTATAGATGGTCATATTTTCCAGAAAACCTCTTAGCTCCAAAGACCGTACATAAAGGCTTGTTTTTCTACCCGAACAAAACCGGGTTGAAAGATTTAACGAGGTCGTTTCTGTCGATATTCCCCTTTTCTCTTTTCTATTCGTTGTTTTTCAAGTCTGTGGCCAGGAAAATAGGAgctatacttttttatatgtatagggtgaatataaaatgtatgattATACGATTCTGAAAAGGAAAGGGTTATCGGGATTGACTTTTCGtgtattttattggattggccctcaattaccttatttttttgtttaaatctcTTATTTAACgtacaatgtatgta from Spodoptera frugiperda isolate SF20-4 chromosome 9, AGI-APGP_CSIRO_Sfru_2.0, whole genome shotgun sequence includes the following:
- the LOC126911059 gene encoding uncharacterized protein LOC126911059; the encoded protein is MVVKLETVAALYADVYPALPKHRDMDTIVTDCPRRQKLRGTALPALVEDDSEEVFEPEQRSYVMRTEGLRRQKSISPQRREKLRRTLALPSLSEDEEP